GCATGCGGCACTTTCTTGTGAAAGTTCCTGGTGTGCACCATGACATTGATGCTTTGAGTTTGTGGTGCGTAGAATTTAATGGTCATTTTTTTCGCCCATAGTTAGCAGAACAAATGGTATAAAAAGAAATACACGGACAAGGAGTCCAGGAGTCCAATTTGTCTAACTCCTCTCTTGAGTCTTCACTAAAGAAAgatataatttttgtttcaattGGATATCTTTTAGTGGACTCTTCATATTTTGGGTTATTGTCTCTCTCTTGTTTATTCTATGTTCTTTAGTAGAAGGCATTTTACTTATGTTATACTGATGTGCCCTCTAATGCCTATGTTTGGGAAATGCTAAATGTTTTGAAAGGCTGTGAAAATAAAGAGCACATGCATTTGTTCAAACCAGACCTACATTAAACCACAACTCCAAGTATTTCTTGAATTATTTTCTTAAATTTATTTTGCgactttttttacacatttttttataaattagtcATTGTAAACAGAAATTAACACATGTCAGTGATGCGCCTCATGCTCTGGAACCTCATGTTGCTCATTCCCATCTCCCTGAAGCTTCTGTACTCGCCAGGCCTCATGTACATCATTCTGCCTCTGAAGTGGGGCTGCTCATACATGAGCCAGTGGCCATCCATAACATTGCAGGACTGGCAGTCAGACATACGGTAGCGGTCCATGATGGAGTCACAGTCATCCATCAGCTCCATCATCTGACCACCGAAGCTCTCCCTCTCGTAAATCCTCATTCTGAACtgtcctctgtgctgtaaaaGTAATAAAACCATTTGAACATTAAATTGCTGTATTTTTATCAGTGTATGTTTCTATGCATATACCAGCAGATGCCCTACC
The sequence above is a segment of the Alosa sapidissima isolate fAloSap1 chromosome 2, fAloSap1.pri, whole genome shotgun sequence genome. Coding sequences within it:
- the LOC121696462 gene encoding gamma-crystallin M1-like isoform X1; amino-acid sequence: MFSLLQIVFYEDKNFQGRSYECMSDCSDMSSYLSRCHSCRVESGCFMIYERPNFMGNQVYLRRGEYSDMQRMMGSNMNFDTIRSCRMVPHHRGQFRMRIYERESFGGQMMELMDDCDSIMDRYRMSDCQSCNVMDGHWLMYEQPHFRGRMMYMRPGEYRSFREMGMSNMRFQSMRRITDMC
- the LOC121696462 gene encoding gamma-crystallin M1-like isoform X2, whose protein sequence is MGKIVFYEDKNFQGRSYECMSDCSDMSSYLSRCHSCRVESGCFMIYERPNFMGNQVYLRRGEYSDMQRMMGSNMNFDTIRSCRMVPHHRGQFRMRIYERESFGGQMMELMDDCDSIMDRYRMSDCQSCNVMDGHWLMYEQPHFRGRMMYMRPGEYRSFREMGMSNMRFQSMRRITDMC